In Desulfomicrobium apsheronum, a single window of DNA contains:
- a CDS encoding diguanylate cyclase — MEPLTPSSCINVLLGISRGLSHRTSIQKTLEEICVHVESFFSPRHLAFLLVDPDTGDLTFNHVVGEKTDLVSGKKLRKGTGLAGWVAEMGEALLIEDTARDPRFTTQFLTAKTKGCSTVMAVPLKSGDMVYGVLELIDTQHGEPFTKRNLTDFAAIAEVTAVALERAYYFQAMRRMAETDQLTGLPNKRTFDRYMEREIEVCKRYGTPSSVLMVTIENLRRLNEEYGPSSVDKIIQMLAGVLGDEVRKVDVPCRIASNKFAVIMPNTARPAALDVSQRINTKIAQQSATRQMPYFSVLLDVVSGIQDDVAPLLGICDTSRTTTRGFRKFRNVAANLVLLLNEEKQAMERRQYYRKNVQLAGLFENPETGETGDFLLENVSLNGVGFTTLLSHRLVRGALIKIRFRLDDSRRTEVTRLTRVKYMSERYVGCQFADQKSYDSDLGFYLMR, encoded by the coding sequence ATGGAGCCGCTTACCCCTTCTTCGTGCATAAACGTCCTTCTCGGGATTTCCAGAGGACTTTCGCATCGCACCAGCATTCAAAAAACACTCGAAGAAATTTGTGTCCACGTGGAGAGCTTTTTTTCTCCCAGGCATCTGGCGTTTTTACTTGTGGATCCGGACACCGGGGATCTGACTTTCAATCACGTCGTGGGTGAAAAGACCGATTTGGTCAGCGGCAAGAAATTGCGGAAGGGCACGGGCCTGGCCGGATGGGTCGCGGAGATGGGAGAAGCCCTGCTGATCGAGGACACTGCGCGGGATCCGCGCTTCACTACACAATTTCTGACGGCCAAGACCAAGGGCTGTTCAACGGTCATGGCCGTGCCGCTAAAGAGCGGAGATATGGTTTACGGTGTCCTGGAACTCATCGACACCCAGCACGGGGAGCCTTTCACCAAGAGGAATCTGACGGACTTCGCGGCCATTGCCGAGGTTACCGCCGTGGCTCTTGAGCGGGCATACTATTTCCAGGCCATGAGACGCATGGCCGAAACGGACCAGCTCACCGGCCTGCCGAACAAGCGGACTTTCGATCGTTACATGGAGCGCGAGATCGAGGTCTGCAAACGCTATGGAACTCCGTCGAGCGTGTTGATGGTCACGATCGAGAATTTGCGCAGGCTCAACGAAGAATATGGCCCGTCGAGCGTGGACAAGATCATTCAGATGCTCGCCGGGGTCCTTGGAGACGAAGTGCGCAAGGTTGACGTGCCGTGCCGCATCGCCTCAAACAAGTTCGCGGTGATCATGCCCAATACGGCCAGGCCCGCCGCTCTGGATGTCAGCCAGCGCATCAACACCAAGATCGCCCAGCAAAGCGCCACCAGGCAGATGCCCTATTTTTCGGTGCTTCTCGATGTCGTGTCCGGCATTCAGGACGATGTCGCCCCGCTGCTCGGAATTTGCGACACGAGCAGGACCACGACCCGGGGCTTTCGCAAATTCCGCAATGTGGCCGCAAACCTTGTGCTGCTCCTCAACGAGGAAAAGCAGGCCATGGAGCGCAGGCAGTATTACCGCAAGAACGTGCAGCTTGCCGGGCTGTTCGAAAATCCCGAAACGGGCGAGACGGGTGATTTTTTGCTGGAGAACGTCTCCCTGAATGGCGTCGGCTTCACGACGTTGCTCAGTCACCGCCTGGTCCGGGGAGCGCTGATCAAGATCCGTTTCCGTCTGGATGATTCAAGGCGCACGGAAGTCACCCGGTTGACCCGGGTCAAATACATGAGCGAGCGGTATGTCGGATGCCAGTTCGCGGACCAGAAAAGCTACGACAGCGACCTTGGTTTTTACCTGATGCGTTGA
- a CDS encoding divergent polysaccharide deacetylase family protein: MPPKKRKKKKPAAKASGFSLFKSLLWICVVLLTGLTLFVAMHLPLRNAPNKSGNVQPPVAHKTSEKPAAQSRKEARPGQVPAKDASVQKNQSLAYEAQIDDFDAKVRSVDLAILMGLAAQGESESLMRHRTVEVRRHGGQEFYYQNLTINLGHEVFPFLAELKKNLDQLGPDFSLKTVDSNPRDLEISILGEATHHIFLPLSLVPEPEPEVPTVRAPRLVIIIDDLGESMSVAKRLADLPFAVSFSVLPHNTKARQVADLARQEDLELLLHLPCEPEGYPKSANSGPGTLRVNMNPAVLEQTLVDNLARLPEVDGANNHMGSRLTQDKKAMTVVLAHLQGRGKFFVDSLTTPKSCVRDVSKTLGLRYYRRHIFLDNTAKEHAILLQLKKAESLAKRTGLAVAIGHPYPATLSALESWARTRDMSVVICKIQDI; the protein is encoded by the coding sequence ATGCCCCCAAAAAAACGAAAAAAGAAGAAGCCAGCGGCCAAGGCGTCCGGCTTTTCGCTGTTCAAATCATTGCTCTGGATTTGCGTCGTTCTCCTGACCGGTCTGACCCTTTTCGTGGCCATGCATCTGCCGCTCAGAAACGCTCCGAACAAGTCCGGGAACGTTCAGCCGCCGGTCGCACACAAGACGTCCGAAAAGCCCGCCGCGCAAAGCCGCAAGGAGGCCCGGCCCGGGCAGGTTCCCGCCAAGGACGCTTCGGTTCAAAAAAACCAGTCGCTGGCATACGAAGCCCAGATCGACGATTTTGACGCCAAGGTTCGCAGTGTCGACCTGGCCATACTGATGGGCCTTGCCGCCCAGGGCGAATCCGAAAGCCTCATGCGTCACCGAACAGTTGAGGTGCGGCGTCATGGCGGTCAGGAGTTCTATTATCAGAACCTGACCATCAATCTGGGGCACGAAGTTTTTCCCTTCCTGGCCGAACTCAAGAAGAACCTGGATCAACTCGGGCCGGATTTTAGCCTGAAGACCGTGGACAGCAACCCGCGCGATCTTGAGATTTCCATCCTGGGCGAGGCGACCCATCACATCTTTCTGCCCCTGTCCCTGGTTCCCGAGCCGGAGCCCGAGGTTCCGACCGTGAGAGCCCCAAGGCTCGTCATCATCATCGACGACCTGGGCGAGAGCATGTCCGTGGCCAAGCGGCTGGCCGACCTGCCTTTCGCGGTCAGCTTTTCGGTGCTGCCGCACAACACCAAGGCGCGTCAGGTGGCCGACCTGGCCAGGCAGGAAGATCTTGAGCTGCTGCTGCATCTTCCCTGCGAGCCGGAGGGCTATCCCAAGTCGGCCAATTCCGGTCCCGGCACCTTGCGCGTGAACATGAACCCGGCCGTGCTGGAACAGACCCTGGTCGACAATCTGGCGCGCCTGCCGGAAGTGGACGGGGCCAACAACCACATGGGTTCGCGTCTGACCCAGGACAAAAAGGCCATGACTGTCGTGCTCGCTCATCTGCAAGGGCGCGGGAAATTCTTCGTGGATAGCCTGACCACGCCCAAGAGTTGCGTGCGCGACGTGAGCAAAACCCTGGGTCTGCGTTACTACAGAAGGCATATCTTTCTCGACAATACGGCAAAGGAGCATGCAATCCTGCTGCAGCTCAAAAAGGCCGAGAGCCTGGCCAAGCGTACCGGGCTTGCCGTGGCCATCGGGCATCCCTACCCGGCGACGCTGTCAGCGCTTGAGTCATGGGCAAGAACCCGCGACATGAGCGTGGTTATCTGCAAAATACAAGATATTTGA
- a CDS encoding S41 family peptidase: MRFSHFLGTMILLVGLCGTASSSQARDTDHYQALKQFSQVLDLIEKNYVQEVDRTDLIHGAIEGMLNSIDPHSTYIDLDKFKMMQEEFQGEFGGIGIQIGVRDKRLTVIAPIEDTPADKAGLRAGDIILEINGASALDISLEDAVSKIRGPKGEAVELTILHKESQAPEKVSIVRGTIPLVSVKFKELEPGYVHLRLTDFKANTTDDMHGKLREYSAKQELKGIVLDLRNNPGGLLNQAISVTDTFLRDGLIVYTQGRDPKSRKDEMASRQSTDVTCPVVVLINSGSASASEIVAGALQDRKRAILIGERTFGKGSVQTIMPLSDGSAVKLTIALYYTPNGRSIQAEGIDPDVELPFTLAAEDAAELRDFREANLSKHLDNPNGDAVLDPGALDAKEALAKDNQLRIGLSMVKSLPRFMQLTN, encoded by the coding sequence ATGCGTTTCAGCCATTTTCTTGGCACGATGATTCTTCTGGTCGGCCTTTGCGGCACGGCCTCGTCCAGCCAGGCCCGTGATACTGATCATTATCAGGCCTTGAAGCAGTTCAGCCAGGTTCTGGATCTGATCGAAAAGAATTATGTTCAGGAGGTCGACCGTACGGATCTGATCCACGGGGCCATCGAAGGGATGCTCAATTCCATTGATCCGCATTCCACATATATCGATCTCGACAAGTTCAAGATGATGCAGGAAGAATTTCAGGGTGAATTCGGCGGCATCGGCATCCAGATCGGTGTCCGGGACAAGCGCCTGACCGTCATCGCCCCCATTGAAGACACCCCCGCCGACAAGGCCGGTCTCAGGGCCGGAGACATCATCCTTGAGATCAACGGCGCTTCGGCGCTGGACATTTCCCTTGAGGACGCGGTGTCCAAGATTCGCGGCCCCAAGGGAGAGGCCGTGGAGCTGACCATCCTGCACAAGGAGTCCCAGGCTCCGGAAAAAGTGAGCATCGTGCGCGGCACGATTCCGCTGGTCAGTGTCAAGTTCAAGGAACTCGAACCCGGCTACGTGCATCTGCGTCTGACCGATTTCAAGGCCAACACCACCGACGACATGCACGGCAAATTGCGCGAGTACTCGGCCAAGCAGGAGCTCAAGGGCATTGTCCTTGATCTGCGCAACAACCCCGGAGGCCTTCTCAATCAGGCCATTTCCGTGACCGACACGTTTCTGCGTGACGGGCTCATCGTCTACACCCAGGGACGCGATCCCAAAAGCAGAAAGGACGAGATGGCGTCCCGGCAATCGACGGACGTGACCTGCCCCGTGGTGGTGCTCATCAACTCCGGTTCAGCCTCGGCCTCGGAGATCGTGGCCGGAGCCCTGCAGGACCGCAAACGCGCCATCCTGATCGGCGAGCGCACCTTCGGCAAGGGCTCGGTGCAGACCATCATGCCCCTGTCCGACGGTTCCGCAGTCAAGCTGACCATCGCGCTTTACTACACGCCAAACGGTCGCTCCATCCAGGCCGAGGGCATTGACCCCGACGTGGAACTCCCCTTCACGCTCGCGGCCGAGGATGCCGCCGAGTTGCGTGATTTCAGGGAGGCGAACCTGTCCAAGCATCTGGACAATCCCAATGGGGATGCGGTGCTGGACCCGGGAGCGCTTGATGCCAAGGAAGCATTGGCCAAGGACAACCAGCTGCGCATAGGCCTGAGCATGGTCAAGTCCCTGCCGCGCTTCATGCAGCTCACCAACTGA